The following proteins come from a genomic window of Malus sylvestris chromosome 4, drMalSylv7.2, whole genome shotgun sequence:
- the LOC126617788 gene encoding putative F-box protein PP2-B12, which yields MFKFFLGGGGNQEKTDDVGGGGGDPMDLQALPEGCIATVVSLTTPRDAGTMSSVSRSFRSAAESDAVWDKFLPPEIHTIMSSSSPSQPPLVSPSFTSKTKKELFLAVCDNPVLIEQGKLSFSLDKWSGKKCYMIAARALSIVWADTPHYWRWISVPDSRFEEVAELISVCWLEIRGKIGTRMLSPSTLYKAFLVFKSIAGAHGFENQPVEVTVGLIGQEPTKHVVFLDVQRGQTQGQGYHVAGPWHIGLFNRRHIPGLQSLQSFQPREINEAQYPKERNDGWLEIEMGEFFCEGGEGGELEMTCMEVRGGQWKGGLIFQGIEVRPKRM from the exons ATGTTCAAGTTCTTCTTAGGCGGTGGCGGAAACCAGGAGAAAACAGATGATGTCGGTGGCGGCGGAGGCGACCCCATGGATCTGCAGGCCTTGCCGGAGGGATGCATAGCCACCGTTGTCTCGCTGACCACGCCTCGGGACGCGGGCACAATGTCGTCGGTTTCGAGGAGTTTCAGGTCGGCCGCCGAATCCGACGCTGTTTGGGACAAGTTCCTTCCCCCCGAGATCCACACTATCATGTCCTCCTCGTCACCCTCACAGCCGCCGCTTGTGTCTCCCTCCTTCACCTCCAAAACCAAGAAGGAGCTTTTCCTCGCTGTGTGCGACAACCCTGTTCTCATTGAACAGGGCAAGTTG AGCTTTTCGCTGGACAAATGGAGTGGGAAGAAATGCTATATGATCGCTGCAAGGGCCCTTTCGATTGTTTGGGCTGACACTCCTCACTACTGGAGATGGATTTCTGTCCCCGACTCGAG GTTTGAGGAGGTGGCGGAGCTTATTAGTGTGTGCTGGCTTGAAATCCGTGGCAAAATTGGGACACGGATGCTGTCCCCATCCACCCTTTACAAAGCTTTTCTTGTATTCAAGTCAATTGCAGGGGCTCATGGATTTGAGAACCAACCTGTGGAGGTCACAGTAGGTTTAATTGGGCAGGAGCCCACGAAACACGTGGTGTTTCTGGACGTGCAGAGAGGCCAAACCCAAGGCCAGGGCTACCACGTTGCCGGGCCTTGGCATATTGGCCTCTTCAACCGCAGACACATTCCCGGCCTCCAGTCGCTCCAGTCGTTCCAGCCAAGGGAGATCAACGAGGCCCAGTACCCGAAAGAGCGGAACGACGGGTGGCTGGAGATAGAGATGGGGGAGTTCTTCTGTGAAGGGGGTGAAGGTGGGGAGTTGGAGATGACTTGCATGGAGGTTAGGGGTGGACAGTGGAAGGGTGGCCTCATTTTTCAAGGGATTGAGGTCAGGCCTAAAAGGATGTAG
- the LOC126620019 gene encoding uncharacterized protein LOC126620019: MTNNEDPQSQSTKKTRELPNLSECHCCHLRVDIANASAKSKLHILYSEWRVVLLCKKCLSRVESSELCSYCFAATSPSQSQEDSFTCCQCNRRVHRHCDSEYRGIALLSQDSCLAVEVGVCADCWLPESLARWRGVMRSQKAQRGGKGRACLGLGKYRVSAVLDSRTICDVSGAEEGSKDAAFDVDDDDDSGHLAAMNSSAKKLCSPNLSVCVCDSSTGVGCLKLVIEEENEDDDGLLIEGQGSSSNGVDALNKQELDECVCVTAPKDKRRNSKLDPFYFKYRKRSMVNQSVVTYKRRPKKLNPCSMLTYKRRRPKGHLFACYMLTYKRRRPTILYDRSS, translated from the coding sequence ATGACGAACAACGAAGATCCGCAATCGCAATCGACGAAGAAAACCAGAGAGTTGCCGAATCTGTCGGAGTGCCATTGTTGCCACCTGAGAGTCGACATTGCCAACGCCAGCGCCAAGAGCAAGCTTCACATCCTCTACAGCGAGTGGCGCGTCGTCCTCCTCTGCAAGAAATGCCTCTCGCGGGTCGAGTCATCGGAGCTCTGCTCCTACTGCTTCGCCGCCACGTCGCCGTCGCAGTCGCAGGAGGACTCCTTTACTTGCTGCCAGTGTAACCGGAGAGTACACAGGCATTGCGATTCTGAGTATCGAGGGATTGCGCTGTTGTCTCAGGATTCTTGCTTGGCGGTGGAGGTTGGGGTTTGCGCCGATTGCTGGCTGCCGGAGTCGCTGGCGCGGTGGAGAGGGGTTATGAGGAGTCAGAAGGCGCAAAGAGGTGGAAAGGGGAGAGCTTGTTTGGGATTGGGGAAATATAGGGTTTCGGCCGTGCTGGATAGCAGGACAATTTGTGATGTGTCTGGTGCTGAAGAGGGCTCAAAGGATGCGGCTTTCGATgtcgatgatgatgatgatagtgGGCATTTGGCTGCCATGAATAGCTCTGCTAAGAAGCTGTGTTCGCCAAATTtgagtgtgtgtgtttgtgatTCGTCGACTGGTGTTGGTTGTTTGAAGCTGGTTATCGAAGAGGAGAATGAGGACGATGACGGGCTGTTGATCGAAGGACAAGGGAGCAGCTCCAATGGCGTTGATGCTCTCAATAAACAAGAGCTAGATGAATGTGTGTGTGTTACAGCGCCGAAAGACAAAAGGCGCAATTCTAAACTTGATCCTTTTTACTTCAAGTACAGGAAAAGGAGCATGGTTAATCAGTCTGTGGTAACATATAAGAGAAGGCCCAAAAAGCTCAATCCTTGTTCTATGTTAACATATAAGAGAAGGAGACCCAAAGGCCACCTCTTTGCTTGTTATATGTTAACATATAAGAGACGGAGACCCACAATCCTATATGATCGTTCATCTTGA
- the LOC126618589 gene encoding probable serine/threonine-protein kinase PBL26: MSCFPCFGSQRSKRSNSNKRLENDPSSPPVAQELKKQKPAEATEAVNPADINAKAFTFRELATATKNFRQEFLLGEGGFGRVYKGTLQSSGQVVAVKQLDRHGMHGNKEFLGDVLMLSLLHHPNLVNLIGYCADGDQRLLVYEFISGGSVDDRVLGNGPDDKPLDWYTRVKIAYGAAMGLEYLHEKANPPVVYRDLKSSNILLDEAFNPKLSDVGLAQLGSEGDKSHGPSRLMGTYGFCAPEYSRSGEFTMKSDVYSFGVILLELITGRRAIDTTRSNDEQNLVSWAQPLFRDPKKYPDMADPLLNKQFPEKDLNQAVAIASMCLQEEAEVRPFMSDVVNTLSFLSTTPPPPEAVPAPLPADLTPTEKREENNDESECVSEYSEDDDLDDAGDDDEDQEASDQESIRNSRSNRRSVDISEGEGSKNERQVTLTESKEWHSFTRGSMISRNDSVNSSDQGSKGGNNLDGNSSQVSSNQSKYASASSRSSSSGSTEEIVSNSRKNSRKASQKETATVTLAGNSSTEEKSSEGGSVCTNDQDQKSISKVQQLPPILKDGKVSVDQHRNNEESHDFKSSKKCQSSRY; this comes from the exons ATGAGTTGTTTTCCGTGTTTCGGCTCGCAGAGAAGTAAGAGATCAAATagcaacaagagattagagAATGACCCGTCTTCTCCTCCTGTCGCGCAAG aattgaagaaacaaaaaccTGCAGAGGCCACAGAGGCAGTTAACCCAGCAGATATTAATGCAAAGGCTTTCACTTTCCGGGAGCTTGCGACAGCAACAAAGAATTTCCGGCAGGAATTTCTTTTGGGGGAAGGTGGATTTGGAAGAGTCTATAAGGGAACTCTTCAGTCGAGCGGGCAG GTGGTGGCGGTGAAGCAACTGGACAGACATGGAATGCATGGGAACAAAGAGTTTCTTGGGGATGTTTTGATGCTAAGCCTCCTACACCATCCAAATCTGGTTAACCTAATTGGATATTGTGCTGATGGAGATCAAAGACTTTTGGTGTATGAATTCATATCCGGGGGTTCTGTAGACGATCGTGTTCTTG GCAATGGACCAGATGACAAGCCATTAGATTGGTACACCCGAGTTAAAATAGCTTATGGTGCTGCTATGGGACTGGAGTACTTGCACGAAAAGGCCAATCCCCCAGTTGTCTATCGAGATTTGAAATCTTCAAACATCTTGCTAGACGAAGCATTCAATCCAAAGCTCTCAGATGTTGGACTTGCCCAGCTTGGCTCCGAGGGAGATAAGAGTCATGGACCATCAAGACTGATGGGAACCTATGGTTTCTGTGCTCCTGAGTATTCAAGATCGGGTGAATTCACAATGAAGTCAGATGTGTACAGTTTCGGAGTTATACTTCTGGAGCTCATTACCGGAAGAAGAGCCATTGACACAACAAGGTCAAATGATGAGCAAAATCTAGTATCTTGG GCACAACCCTTATTCAGGGACCCGAAAAAGTATCCTGACATGGCAGATCCTCTTCTTAACAAGCAATTCCCAGAAAAGGATCTAAATCAAGCTGTTGCAATAGCATCCATGTGTTTGCAAGAGGAGGCAGAAGTTCGTCCCTTCATGAGTGACGTTGTGAATACTCTAAGTTTTCTTTCCAcaactcctcctcctcctgaGGCTGTCCCTGCTCCTCTTCCAGCTGATCTGACCCCAACTGAAAAACGTGAAGAGAACAATGACGAATCAGAATGTGTTTCTGAATATTCAGAAGACGATGATCTTGATGATGCAGGAGATGATGACGAAGATCAGGAGGCTTCTGATCAAGAGAGTATCAGAAATTCAAGGAGCAACCGCCGTAGCGTTGACATTTCAGAAGGTGAAGGTAGCAAAAATGAACGCCAAGTAACTCTTACAGAATCCAAAGAATGGCATTCATTTACAAGGGGCAGCATGATATCACGGAACGACAGTGTTAATTCAAGTGACCAGGGCAGCAAGGGTGGTAATAATTTGGATGGTAATTCAAGCCAAGTTAGCAGCAATCAATCCAAATATGCAAGTGCATCTTCTAGAAGCAGTAGCAGTGGGTCAACAGAAGAAATCGTTTCCAATAGCAGAAAGAACAGCAGAAAAGCATCACAAAAAGAAACTGCTACTGTTACATTAGCTGGCAATAGCAGTACCGAGGAAAAATCATCAGAAGGCGGAAGTGTTTGCACAAATGATCAGGATCAGAAAAGCATAAGCAAGGTACAACAACTACCACCAATACTGAAAGATGGAAAAGTTTCTGTAGACCAACACAGAAACAACGAGGAATCGCATGATTTTAAATCATCGAAAAAATGTCAATCCAGTCGCTACTAA
- the LOC126618917 gene encoding uncharacterized protein LOC126618917, protein MEDHSLAVQNNSLALTEYALDLAIGQEFPDVETCRRRLKNIALVQHFDLRIVKSDRSRFIAKCSKEGCPWRVHVAKCPGVPTFTVRTLHGEHTCEGVLNLHHQQASVGWVARSVESRVRDNPRYKPKEILQDIRDQHGVAVSYMQAWRGKERSMAALHGTFEEGYRLLPAYCEQIKKTNPGSIASVFTTGQENCFHRLFISYRASIYGFIHACRPLLEIDRSHLKGKYLGSLLCAAAVDADDTLFPLAIAIVDVESDENWMWFMSELRKLLGVNTDNMPRLTILSERQRGVVEAVETHFPSAFHGFCLRYVSEIFRDTFKNAKLVNIFWNAVYALTAVEFDSKIAEMAEISQDVIPWFQHFPPQLWAVAYFEGVRYGHFTLGVTELLYNWALECHELPIVQMMEHIRDQLSSWYNDRRDMGMRWTSILVPSAEKRILEAMADARCYQVLRANEVEFEIVSTERTNIVDIQTRVCSCRRWHIYGLPCAHAAAALMSCGHNVHLFAEPCFTVASYRETYSQMIHPIPDKSSWKEPGDGTEGGSTNVDIMIRPPKTRRPPGRPKKKVLRVENFKRPKRVVQCGRCHMLGHSQKKCALPH, encoded by the coding sequence ATGGAAGATCATTCTTTAGCTGTGCAGAACAATTCTCTTGCATTGACAGAATATGCTTTAGACTTGGCTATTGGGCAAGAATTTCCTGACGTTGAAACATGCAGAAGAAGATTGAAGAACATTGCTCTAGTACAACATTTTGATCTTCGTATAGTGAAATCAGATCGCAGCCGGTTTATAGCCAAGTGCTCCAAAGAAGGTTGCCCATGGCGTGTCCATGTGGCAAAATGTCCCGGAGTTCCAACCTTTACAGTAAGAACCCTGCATGGTGAGCATACCTGTGAAGGAGTTCTCAACCTTCATCATCAGCAAGCATCAGTAGGTTGGGTTGCTAGGTCTGTAGAATCACGGGTTCGGGATAACCCACGGTATAAACCAAAAGAGATCCTGCAAGATATCCGCGATCAGCATGGAGTTGCTGTTTCTTACATGCAAGCTTGGCGTGGCAAGGAGCGTAGCATGGCAGCACTTCATGGAACTTTTGAAGAAGGGTATCGGCTTCTTCCTGCATACTGTGAGCAAATAAAGAAAACCAACCCTGGAAGCATCGCTTCAGTTTTTACCACTGGACAAGAAAATTGCTTCCACCGTCTCTTCATTTCTTACCGTGCATCAATATATGGGTTTATACATGCTTGCAGGCCACTTTTGGAAATTGATAGATCGCACCTCAAAGGCAAATACTTGGGTTCCTTACTTTGTGCTGCAGCTGTTGATGCTGATGATACATTATTTCCTCTGGCAATAGCTATCGTTGATGTGGAAAGCGACGAAAATTGGATGTGGTTTATGTCAGAATTGCGAAAGCTTCTTGGAGTAAACACTGACAACATGCCTAGACTAACAATACTCTCTGAAAGACAAAGGGGTGTTGTAGAGGCAGTGGAAACCCATTTTCCTAGTGCCTTCCATGGTTTTTGTCTGCGTTATGTTAGTGAAATTTTTCGTGATACGTTTAAGAATGCGAAGTTGGTGAATATCTTCTGGAATGCTGTTTATGCTCTCACTGCAGTTGAATTTGACAGCAAGATTGCAGAGATGGCAGAGATCTCGCAAGACGTGATTCCATGGTTTCAACACTTCCCTCCCCAACTTTGGGCTGTAGCATATTTTGAAGGAGTGCGGTATGGCCATTTTACTCTCGGTGTTACAGAGTTGTTGTATAATTGGGCTCTTGAATGCCATGAGCTCCCTATTGTGCAAATGATGGAGCATATTCGTGATCAGTTATCATCGTGGTATAATGACCGCCGGGATATGGGAATGAGGTGGACGTCAATTTTAGTACCATCTGCTGAGAAGCGGATTCTAGAGGCAATGGCTGATGCTCGATGCTATCAAGTACTTCGTGCAAATGAAGTTGAATTTGAGATTGTGTCTACTGAGCGGACAAACATTGTGGATATACAAACTCGTGTTTGCTCTTGTCGCCGTTGGCATATATATGGTCTACCTTGTGCACATGCTGCTGCTGCACTTATGTCTTGTGGACACAATGTCCATTTGTTTGCTGAGCCTTGCTTCACAGTAGCAAGTTACCGAGAGACCTATTCGCAGATGATTCATCCCATTCCGGATAAGAGCTCATGGAAGGAGCCAGGCGACGGAACAGAGGGTGGAAGCACCAATGTTGATATCATGATACGACCACCCAAGACTCGGCGGCCACCTGGAAGACCCAAGAAGAAGGTCCTTCGAGTAGAAAACTTCAAGAGGCCGAAGAGGGTGGTTCAATGCGGTCGCTGTCATATGTTAGGGCATTCTCAAAAGAAATGTGCCTTGCCACATTGA
- the LOC126618919 gene encoding tryptophan--tRNA ligase, cytoplasmic-like: protein MEERVGEAEPEQQQEEEQVVNPWTVSAKGGGKIDYDKLIDQFGCQRIDQQLVDRIHCLTGRPPHVFLRRGVFFAHRDLNEILDAYERGDKFYLYTGRGPSSEALHLGHLIPFMFTKYLQDVFKVPLVVQLTDDEKCMWKNLTVEESQRLARENAKDIIACGFDISKTFIFSDFDFVGGAFYKNMVKVGKCVTYNKVVGIFGFTGEDHIGKVSFPPVQAVPSFPSSFPHLFSGQDNLRCLIPCAIDQDPYFRMTRDVAPRIGYHKPALIESSFFPALQGETGKMSASDPNSAIYVTDAAKEIKNKINRYAFSGGQDSVEKHRELGANLEVDIPFKYLSFFLDDDDKLEEIRKEYGSGRMLTGEVKQLLVEVLTEMVERHRRARAAVTDEMVDAFMAVRPLPNMFS from the exons ATGGAGGAGAGAGTGGGAGAGGCAGAACCAGAACAGCAGCAAGAGGAGGAGCAggtagtgaatccatggacggTGTCGGCCAAGGGTGGCGGGAAAATCGACTACGACAAGCTCATCGACCAGTTCGGCTGCCAGAGAATCGACCAGCAGCTCGTGGATCGCATCCACTGCCTCACCGGCCGTCCTCCCCACGTCTTCCTCCGCCGTGGCGTCTTCTTTGCCCACAG GGACTTGAATGAGATTCTGGATGCCTACGAGAGAGGAGACAAGTTCTATTTGTACACAGGAAGAGGACCTTCCTCCGAAGCTTTGCATTTGGGGCATCTTATCCCCTTCATGTTCACTAA ATATTTGCAAGATGTCTTCAAGGTTCCTCTCGTTGTACAACTTACCGATGATGAGAAGTGCATGTGGAAAAATCTGACTGTGGAAGAGAGCCAGAGACTTGCCAGGGAGAATGCTAAAGATATTATTGCTTGTGGTTTTGACATAtcaaaaaccttcatcttctccgattttgattttgttggtgG TGCCTTCTACAAGAACATGGTGAAGGTTGGAAAGTGTGTCACATATAATAAG GTTGTTGGTATCTTTGGTTTCACTGGAGAAGATCACATAGGAAAAGTTAGTTTTCCACCTGTACAG GCAGTTCcctcatttccaagttcatttCCTCATCTCTTCTCTGGCCAAGACAATCTTCGTTGCTTAATACCTTGTGCAATTGACCAG GATCCTTATTTTAGAATGACACGAGATGTTGCTCCACGAATTGGATATCACAAGCCTGCATTGATTGAGTCTTCTTTCTTCCCTGCCCTGCAG GGAGAGACAGGAAAAATGTCGGCTAGTGATCCAAATTCAGCCATATATGTAACTGATGCTGCAAAGGAAATTAAGAACAAG ATAAACAGGTATGCATTTTCTGGTGGACAAGATTCAGTAGAGAAACATAGAGAGCTTGGAGCAAATCTCGAG GTAGATATTCCATTCAAATATCTGAGCTTTTTCCTAGACGATGATGATAAACTCGAAGAGATACGGAAG GAGTATGGTTCCGGACGCATGCTAACAGGTGAAGTGAAGCAACTTCTTGTTGAAGTTTTAACCGAAATGGTAGAAAGACATCGTAGGGCTAGGGCTGCTGTGACTGATGAG ATGGTGGACGCATTTATGGCAGTGAGGCCTCTACCGAATATGTTCAGCTAA